The sequence GGCACGTCGTAATTCAGCACGCCGCCGAGTTGCTGCCACGCGCCGCCGTAGCGCCAGGCTGTCAGCTCGCGCCCGGTAAACCAGCCCCGCCCGCTGAAAAATTCGCCGGAATCGCTGAGCAGACTCAAGATCAGTGAGCCGTCCGGCGCGGCGGCGAGTTGCAGTTCGCGCACCGGTTGGGTGAGGCTGGGCGGGGCGGCGATGCTGGAAGGTTGAGCAGAGTTAGGCGCACCCGCTCCCCCTGCTCCGGCCTGCGAGGTGAGCAGTAAGGCGCCCAGATTCAGGGTTTGCCAGCGAAAGAATGAGCGGGACATAGACATGTGGCCTTCCTTTGAACTGGGAAATTGGGGAGGAGTGACGGTGAACTCTACTCTGAGACTCAGCTCCCCAGAAAACAAAGCAGCGCTTTGATACAACGCGCCGAATCCATCGGCTCTGTCTATGGACGGCGCTAGACTGCCCAAGTGAATCTTCAGCTCAGTGAGCCACTGACCGGCGCGTCAGGCCAGCGTTTACCCGCGCTGAGCAGCCAGCACCTCTCGGCCCTGATCGCGGTGGCAAACAGCGGCAGTTTCAGCGAGGCGGCGCTGAGGCTGGGGGTGGCGCAGTCGAGCGTGAGCTACGCGGTGAAGGCAGTGGAAAAAGAATTGGGCATGCAACTTTTTGAGCGGGGCAGATACGGCGCACGCCTGACGCCCGCAGGCTCGGCGGTGCTGGAGCAGGCCCGCCTCGCCGCCGCTGCACTGAGGGCCATGCTGCCGAATCAACATCCTCAGCCTGAAACGCTGTCCGGACTGCTGCGTGTCGCGTCGTGCCGCAGCGTCATTCGCCAGCTTCTCACGCCTTCGCTGAGCGGCTTTCGGCGTCTTTATCCCCATATTCAAGTGGTCATTCAAGACACCAGCGGCGAGCATCATGAAATTGAACAGCTGGTTCTCGCGGGCCAAGCGGACTTGGGCTTGGGACGGCTGCCGATGCGCCCTGAGCTGCGCTGCCAACCGCTGTTCGCCGACGAATACCTGATCGTCGCCGCCGCTCACGCCCCGCGCCTGATGAGTTGGGAAGATTTTCACCGCGCACCGTACATCGTCTGCGAGGAAGACTGTGCGCCGCACATCGCTGATCACATCGCCCGCCATTCGCGCCCGCCCATGCCCGCCGTGCGCCTCAAAGACGCTCAAGTGGCGCTGGGCATGGTGGCCGAAGAACACGGCTTTACCGTACTGACCCGTTTGGTGGTCTCGCCGCTTGCGGCCAACTTGCAGGCGTACCCTCTGCCCACCCCGCTGTGGCGCAGCATTGGCCGCGTGACCAGCGCCCAAACAAGCCAGCATCCACTGATTCGGGCATTTGAACAAGTGGTGCTTTCACCAAAAGCGCTGAGGGCGGCAGCGGGGCCAGTAGCCGCAAAGCTGTGGTTTGCAGAGGATGACAGCGCCCCGCTCTCCGGCTGAGCCGAGCCGCCGAGTTAAAACCCTCGATCAAGCCGCCCGGCCTTTCTGCACGCCTGTGCCAAAATACGCCAATGTCTTTGCCCAATTTCGCTTCCGGCCCGGTCAGTCCTTGGCGGCTGATGTGGACCGCGCCCGCCGCAACCTTAAACAACATGCTTCAGCACGGTCAAGGCGACACTTGGGCGCTGCCGCTCCTCTTCGGCGCGGGGCTGCTCTCGTCGCTCGCGCCGCAGGTGCGCGAAATGCTGGTGCCGATGCTGCCTTCCGGCACCAATGTCTTTACGGTCGCGGTGGTCAGCGGAGTGCTGCTGGGCAGTTTGCAGGCGCTGGGCTGGCCCGCGATGCTGCGGGCGGCCAGCAAATGGCTGGGCGGCAGCGGCAACCTGCGGGCCTCGAGGCTGGCGGCGGGTTGGAGCTGCTTACCCGTGCTGCTCTCTTACATTCTGGCTCCGCTGGGCGGCAGCGCCGAGGCGGGAGCCGTGCCCACACTGGGGGGCGTGTTGTTTGGCTTTTTCAGCTTGCTGCTCAGCGTTTGGACGCTGCTGCTCTTGGTGCAGAGCCTCGCCGCCGCCCAGCGCCTGAGTGTGCCCAGAGCGGCGCTGAGCGTGCTGATTGGAGCGGTGATGCTGCTGGCTGCGTTGGTGGCCCTGGGCTTTTTGGCCGCGCTGATCTTGGTGGCGCTGGGCCTCAAGGTAAGCGCTTTGCCGGGGGGAATTTAGGCCGGGAGTTCTCCCACTTATTCCCGCATTTGCCGCAGCAGCCAAAAGCCCAGTATGTCCAGCCCCAGCACCGTCGCCAGCGTGCCCAAACCGCTGAGGTCGCCGCGTCCCAAGCTCAAAATCACTCCAATCGCGCCACCGATATTGAGCAGCACCAGCATGGCCACCATCAATCCGGCAACGCGGCTGTTCACGCCTCACCCGTCATCAGCCGCTGAGCGCCGCTAAGAGTTCGGGGTGGAGCAGCGCACTGGCCGCCACGATGCCATGTCCGTAAGGGGTCGGCTGGCCGCCGAGGTCGCTGATGACGCCGCCCGCTTCTTCCACGATGAGGCTGCCTGCCGCCGCGTCCCAGCGCTTGAGGCCCATTTCCCAGTAGCCGTCCATGCGGCCCGAAGCCACGTTGCATAAATCCAGCGCCGCCGCGCCGGGCCTGCGAACCGGCACGCCGAGCGCCAGCAACTTTTCAAGGTAGGTCAGGTTGCTGCGGTCGCTCGCCACGTTGTACGGAAAGCCGGTGGAAATCAGCGCCGGACTGAGCAGACTCGGCGTGCGCGAGGGCCGAATCCGTGCGCCGTTGAGAAACGCTCCGCCGCCCAAAGTGGCGGTGAACAGCTCACGCCGCGTCGGATCGTAGACTGCGCCCACCACCCGCACGCCGCGCACCTCAAGGGCCACCGAGGCGCAGTAGACCGGGTAGCCGCGTGCGTAGTTGACGGTGCCGTCCAAGGGATCGACCACCCACAAAAAGTCGCCCTCACCGGCCTGCCCTTCTTCCTCACCCAGCACAGCGTGGGCCGGGTAAGCCGCCGAGATCACGCGCCGAATCTCAGCTTCGCACAGGGCGTCCACTTCGGTCACGAGGTCACTGAAGGTCGTTTTGCTTTTCTCGTCGTGGGCGAGTTCGGCGCGGGCGAGTTGAATGGCTCCGGCAGCGCGGGCCGCTTCAGTGGCCACGTCGAGGTAGGCGGTGAATGCTGGATCAGGCAGAGCAGAATCAGGCAAAGCAAAGTCAAGCGGAGTCACGCCTCAGTCTAAAGGCTTGCCTCACACTAGACCCTGAAGGCTAAGGGATTTCATCACGTTTTCTGTGCTGCCCGGCCTCAGAATAAGCGCATGATCCGTGCCCGTTCTTTGCTGCTTTGGCCGCTGCTGAGCGTTGTGCTCTCCGGCTGCTTGGCTTTGCCCGCCATCGAGCCGCGCACCCTGAATTTTAAAGCTGGCCCCATTGGGAGCGAGATCAAACCGGCCACTCTTCTGGAGACTGGCTTGGTGCCCGCCGACAAACTGGTGAGCGTTGCTGAGGCGCTGGCCCGCGCTCCCGAAGGCAGTTTGCTGCTGCCCTGCTGGCGCACCACCGTTGCCACCAATTTCTGGGGGCCGTGTTCGCATCTGGCCCGCAAGCTGGGGCAAGGCCAGATGGCCGATCAACCGGGCCTGACCCAAACGGCGGGGATTCGGCCCACCGACACGCTGCTGCCCCGCTACGCCGTGATCGTGCTGGACGTGGGCGTCACGTCGGCGCAGTATTTCGCCTTGGAGCGGGCCGCTGAGCAGCTCAAGGGTCAGCCTTACAGCTTCAGCGGCGCACCCAACACCAGCTACTGCACGACCTACCAAAACGAATTGCAGCAAGCCCTGAACCAGCCCGACGTGATTCCTTTCAATCCAGCTTGGAACGGCTACCTCCCTGCCGACGCGCTGGACGTGCCGGGCGTCAAGGTGCTGTGGGTGGGCGTGAATGAGGCGAGCACCTGAGCGTGTAGGCTAAGGCGACATGATTGACCGTTACCTGACGCCCGAAATGAAAGTCCTGTGGAGTGAAGCCAACCGCTACCGTGCTTGGCTCAAAGTCGAACTCAGCGCCCTAGAGGCCCAGGCCCAGCTCGGTGAAGTGCCTGCCGACGCTTACCGCGCCCTCGCTCCGCTGACCGGGGCCGACCCCCTCGACGAAGCTTTCGCGGTGCGGGTGGCCGAGATCGAAAGCGTGACGCGGCACGACATCGTGGCTTTTACCACCGCTCTGACCGAGCGCTATGGCGATCCGGCCCGCTTCGTGCATCACGGGCTGACCAGCACCGACGTGGTCGACACCGCCCAGAACCTGCTGCTCGACGAAGCGCTGGACATCATTTTGGCCGACGTTGCCGCTCTTCGGGAAGTCTGCCGCGCCCAGGCCGTGACGTACAAGCACACGCCCACGATTGGCCGCACCCACGGCATTCACGCCGAGCCGATGACGTTTGGCCTCAAGTTCCTCAACTGGATGACGGCGCTCGACCGCGACCGCGAGCGCCTCACGGCGGCCCAGCAGCGCGTCCGGGTGGTGATGCTTTCCGGCTCGGTGGGCACCTACGCTCACGTCAGCCCCAAAATCGAAGAAGCGGTGGCCGCCGCCTGGCAGTGGCAACCCGCGCCCGTCACCAACCAAACGCTGGCACGTGACCGCCACGCCGAAGTGCTGTCGGCCATCGCCATTTTGGGCACCACCTTGGAAAAGATTTCGGTGGAAATCCGCCACCTTCAGCGCAGCGAAGTGCGCGAGGCGATGGAGCCGTTCGGCAAAGGGCAAAAAGGCAGTTCCTCGATGCCACACAAGAAAAACCCGATTTTGACCGAGAATGTCACCGGCATGGCGAGGCTCCTGCGCGGCTATCTGGTGACGGCCCTAGAGAATGTGGCGCTGTGGCACGAGCGCGACATCAGCCATTCCAGCGCCGAGCGGGTCATTTTGCCGGACGCCACCGGCCTGGCGAGCTACGCCACCCGCCGCCTGACCGGGGTGCTGCGCGACCTCGCGGTCTTTCCGGAGCGGATGCTGAAAAACCTCAACGATTTGGGCGGTCTGGTGTTCAGCCAGCGGGTGCTGCATCTGCTGATTGACGAAAAGGGGCTGGGCCGT comes from Deinococcus detaillensis and encodes:
- a CDS encoding LysR family transcriptional regulator, translated to MNLQLSEPLTGASGQRLPALSSQHLSALIAVANSGSFSEAALRLGVAQSSVSYAVKAVEKELGMQLFERGRYGARLTPAGSAVLEQARLAAAALRAMLPNQHPQPETLSGLLRVASCRSVIRQLLTPSLSGFRRLYPHIQVVIQDTSGEHHEIEQLVLAGQADLGLGRLPMRPELRCQPLFADEYLIVAAAHAPRLMSWEDFHRAPYIVCEEDCAPHIADHIARHSRPPMPAVRLKDAQVALGMVAEEHGFTVLTRLVVSPLAANLQAYPLPTPLWRSIGRVTSAQTSQHPLIRAFEQVVLSPKALRAAAGPVAAKLWFAEDDSAPLSG
- a CDS encoding YIP1 family protein; protein product: MSLPNFASGPVSPWRLMWTAPAATLNNMLQHGQGDTWALPLLFGAGLLSSLAPQVREMLVPMLPSGTNVFTVAVVSGVLLGSLQALGWPAMLRAASKWLGGSGNLRASRLAAGWSCLPVLLSYILAPLGGSAEAGAVPTLGGVLFGFFSLLLSVWTLLLLVQSLAAAQRLSVPRAALSVLIGAVMLLAALVALGFLAALILVALGLKVSALPGGI
- a CDS encoding inositol monophosphatase family protein — encoded protein: MTPLDFALPDSALPDPAFTAYLDVATEAARAAGAIQLARAELAHDEKSKTTFSDLVTEVDALCEAEIRRVISAAYPAHAVLGEEEGQAGEGDFLWVVDPLDGTVNYARGYPVYCASVALEVRGVRVVGAVYDPTRRELFTATLGGGAFLNGARIRPSRTPSLLSPALISTGFPYNVASDRSNLTYLEKLLALGVPVRRPGAAALDLCNVASGRMDGYWEMGLKRWDAAAGSLIVEEAGGVISDLGGQPTPYGHGIVAASALLHPELLAALSG
- the purB gene encoding adenylosuccinate lyase → MIDRYLTPEMKVLWSEANRYRAWLKVELSALEAQAQLGEVPADAYRALAPLTGADPLDEAFAVRVAEIESVTRHDIVAFTTALTERYGDPARFVHHGLTSTDVVDTAQNLLLDEALDIILADVAALREVCRAQAVTYKHTPTIGRTHGIHAEPMTFGLKFLNWMTALDRDRERLTAAQQRVRVVMLSGSVGTYAHVSPKIEEAVAAAWQWQPAPVTNQTLARDRHAEVLSAIAILGTTLEKISVEIRHLQRSEVREAMEPFGKGQKGSSSMPHKKNPILTENVTGMARLLRGYLVTALENVALWHERDISHSSAERVILPDATGLASYATRRLTGVLRDLAVFPERMLKNLNDLGGLVFSQRVLHLLIDEKGLGREAAYSIVQRNALQSWESGEGLRDLLKADPENPLNDADLDEAFKLEWYLREVDAIYGRFGL